A window of Aeromicrobium sp. Root236 contains these coding sequences:
- a CDS encoding NIPSNAP family protein, which translates to MSDRIIELRQYTLKPGTRDGFIERFEREFQHTQEAVGIHVLGIFTDLDDPDRFVWFRGFPTLGERTASLAAFYGGPVWAAWGQETNADLIDSDDVLMLRPRPGKPGLPVSVFGELAIRVWAIDSDTDESSLVTAIDAAGGDVLLSHPGPNEFRLPVRDDRVVVALGGDGLPGGELQRLRLAPTAGSVLR; encoded by the coding sequence ATGTCCGACCGGATCATCGAGCTCCGCCAGTACACCCTCAAGCCCGGCACGCGCGACGGCTTCATCGAGCGGTTCGAGCGCGAGTTCCAGCACACGCAGGAGGCCGTGGGCATCCACGTCCTCGGCATCTTCACCGACCTCGACGATCCCGACCGCTTCGTGTGGTTCCGCGGCTTCCCGACACTCGGGGAGCGCACCGCCTCGCTGGCAGCGTTCTACGGCGGGCCGGTATGGGCCGCGTGGGGTCAGGAGACCAACGCCGACCTGATCGACTCCGATGACGTGCTGATGCTGAGGCCCCGCCCGGGCAAGCCCGGGCTGCCGGTGTCGGTCTTCGGCGAGCTGGCGATCCGGGTCTGGGCGATCGACTCCGACACCGACGAGTCGTCGCTCGTCACCGCGATCGATGCCGCCGGCGGTGACGTGCTGCTGAGCCACCCCGGGCCCAACGAGTTCCGGTTGCCGGTGCGCGACGACCGCGTCGTCGTGGCACTCGGTGGCGACGGCCTGCCCGGCGGTGAGCTGCAACGCCTGCGGCTCGCGCCCACGGCAGGTTCGGTGCTGCGTTGA
- a CDS encoding D-2-hydroxyacid dehydrogenase family protein yields the protein MRIVVLDDYQQVAARHADWDSLDAEVTFLDRHLEGAELVEALGDAEVVVAMRERTPITADLIALLPKLQLIVTTGRRNASIDVAAARERGIPVCGTAGLASSTLEHTWALILSAARHIPDEDRSMREGGWQTTVGTGLAGRTLGVIGLGRLGSQVATIGQAFGMDVIAWSQNLDAEHARSMGVRAVSKDELLAGSDVVTIHLVSSARTHHLVGAAELAAMRPTAYLVNTSRGPIVDTAALLDVLRAGRIAGAAIDVYDTEPLPADHPLRTAPRTVLTPHLGYVTDDGYDVFFREAVEDIAAWQAGAPIRVLG from the coding sequence ATGCGCATCGTGGTGCTCGACGACTACCAGCAGGTTGCTGCCCGGCACGCCGACTGGGACTCCCTCGACGCCGAGGTCACGTTCCTGGACCGGCACCTCGAGGGCGCCGAGCTGGTCGAGGCGCTCGGCGACGCGGAGGTCGTCGTGGCGATGCGCGAGCGTACGCCGATCACGGCCGACCTCATCGCCCTTCTGCCCAAGCTGCAGCTGATCGTCACGACGGGGCGCCGCAACGCGTCGATCGACGTCGCGGCCGCCCGCGAACGCGGCATTCCCGTGTGCGGCACGGCCGGCCTCGCCTCGTCGACGCTGGAGCACACGTGGGCGCTGATCCTCTCCGCCGCGCGGCACATCCCCGACGAGGATCGCTCGATGCGCGAGGGCGGCTGGCAGACGACAGTCGGCACGGGCCTTGCGGGTCGCACGCTCGGCGTCATCGGCCTGGGTCGACTCGGCTCGCAGGTCGCCACGATCGGTCAGGCGTTCGGCATGGACGTCATCGCCTGGTCGCAGAACCTCGATGCCGAGCACGCCCGCTCCATGGGCGTACGAGCGGTGTCGAAGGACGAGCTCCTGGCGGGCTCCGACGTCGTGACGATCCACCTGGTCTCGAGCGCGCGCACGCATCATCTCGTCGGCGCCGCCGAGCTCGCCGCGATGCGTCCCACCGCGTACCTGGTCAACACGTCGCGCGGCCCGATCGTCGACACCGCGGCCCTGCTCGATGTCCTGCGCGCCGGCCGCATCGCCGGCGCGGCGATCGACGTGTACGACACCGAGCCGCTGCCCGCCGATCATCCCTTGCGCACCGCACCGCGCACGGTGCTGACACCGCACCTCGGCTACGTCACCGACGACGGCTACGACGTGTTCTTCCGCGAGGCGGTCGAGGACATCGCGGCCTGGCAGGCCGGTGCACCGATCCGGGTGCTGGGCTAG
- a CDS encoding transglutaminase family protein, with amino-acid sequence MTMQMRIRHTTGYHYERGAAASFNEARMTPMTTSEQYVLRSRLEISPTPWSYEYRDYWGTTVTSFEVHDPHTDLTVVATSTVETQDVPVRPHAVSWDDLLAVQDDYCEFLELSSWVAPSPSLLTDLADIRASAATPGEYALAAAGFLHDRVKYLPGSTEVTTTAADAWDSKNGVCQDFAHLTLGVLREARIPARYVSGYLHPSPDPVIGEATAGESHAWIEWWDGEWVGWDPTNAIAPGPRHVVVAKGRDYADSPPLRGIFSTSGGSELFVAVEITRLR; translated from the coding sequence ATGACGATGCAGATGCGGATCCGGCACACCACCGGCTACCACTACGAGCGCGGTGCCGCGGCGTCGTTCAACGAGGCGCGCATGACGCCGATGACGACGTCGGAGCAGTACGTCCTGCGCTCGCGGCTCGAGATCAGCCCGACGCCGTGGAGCTACGAGTACCGCGACTACTGGGGCACCACCGTGACGTCGTTCGAGGTGCACGACCCGCACACGGACCTCACGGTCGTCGCCACCTCGACCGTCGAGACCCAGGACGTACCGGTCCGGCCGCACGCCGTCTCGTGGGACGACCTGCTCGCGGTGCAGGACGACTACTGCGAGTTCCTGGAGCTCTCGTCGTGGGTCGCGCCGTCGCCGTCGCTGCTCACCGACCTCGCCGACATCCGTGCATCGGCCGCGACCCCCGGCGAGTACGCCCTGGCCGCCGCGGGCTTTCTCCATGACCGGGTCAAGTACCTGCCGGGCAGCACCGAGGTCACCACCACCGCCGCCGACGCGTGGGACAGCAAGAACGGCGTGTGCCAGGACTTCGCGCACCTGACGCTCGGCGTCCTGCGCGAGGCCCGCATCCCGGCACGCTACGTGTCCGGCTACCTGCACCCCTCGCCGGACCCGGTGATCGGCGAGGCGACCGCGGGCGAGTCGCACGCGTGGATCGAGTGGTGGGACGGCGAGTGGGTCGGCTGGGACCCGACCAACGCGATCGCGCCCGGGCCCCGGCACGTCGTGGTCGCCAAGGGTCGCGACTACGCCGACAGCCCGCCCCTGCGCGGCATCTTCTCGACGTCCGGCGGCTCCGAGCTGTTCGTCGCCGTCGAGATCACCCGCCTGCGCTAG
- a CDS encoding alpha-E domain-containing protein: protein MLSRIAQSLFWIGRYLERADDTARILDVQMQVLIEDPGMDERTSCEQLLSVMGVEEYVGNPNRWMILDLLAHNADSPVSIAAAIGAARESARRARETLSTDIWAAINTTWRGLPTARAMRSPDMFAWVRNRTAMISGIADSTMTRDEGWQFYMLGRSIERVDMTARLLSTAALASGPQVAWPTTLRACGAYESFIRAYRGIEADRQAAEFLLLDRWFPRSIVSSLAQAEKALTKLERSGQRTGFSDEAQRLLGRARTELEYRPLTEIVFDLPVEMERLQRSCAAASDAVTARYFAEYEEHTWRGGVVL from the coding sequence GTGCTGAGCCGCATCGCGCAGTCGCTGTTCTGGATCGGCCGCTACCTCGAGCGCGCCGACGACACCGCCCGCATCCTCGACGTCCAGATGCAGGTCCTGATCGAGGACCCCGGCATGGACGAGCGCACCTCGTGCGAGCAGCTGCTCTCGGTCATGGGTGTCGAGGAGTACGTCGGCAACCCCAACCGCTGGATGATCCTCGACCTGCTCGCGCACAACGCGGACTCGCCGGTCTCGATCGCCGCGGCGATCGGCGCGGCCCGCGAGAGCGCCCGCCGCGCCCGCGAGACCCTCTCGACCGACATCTGGGCGGCGATCAACACGACGTGGCGTGGCCTGCCGACCGCCCGCGCGATGCGGTCGCCCGACATGTTCGCGTGGGTCCGCAACCGCACCGCGATGATCTCCGGAATCGCCGACTCGACCATGACCCGCGACGAGGGCTGGCAGTTCTACATGCTCGGTCGCAGCATCGAGCGGGTCGACATGACCGCCCGCCTGCTCTCGACAGCGGCGCTGGCGTCCGGCCCGCAGGTCGCCTGGCCCACGACGCTGCGCGCCTGTGGAGCGTACGAGTCGTTCATCCGCGCCTACCGCGGCATCGAGGCCGACCGGCAGGCCGCCGAGTTCCTGCTGCTCGACCGCTGGTTCCCGCGGTCGATCGTGTCGTCGCTCGCCCAGGCCGAGAAGGCGTTGACCAAGCTCGAGCGCAGCGGCCAACGCACGGGCTTCAGCGACGAGGCGCAGCGACTGCTCGGCCGGGCCCGCACCGAGCTGGAGTACCGGCCGCTCACCGAGATCGTGTTCGACCTCCCGGTCGAGATGGAGCGCCTCCAGCGCAGCTGCGCCGCGGCCAGCGACGCCGTGACGGCGCGCTACTTCGCCGAGTACGAGGAGCACACCTGGCGCGGAGGTGTCGTTCTATGA